CCGAGAGGTCCCCCCACACCCAGTTGTCTGCATCGACGAGTTCCGGTGCGTTCTGCTGGGCGAACTCGGAGACCGACGGGCCGTCGTAACCCGCGTTCCCGTCGGTCTTTAGCCCGAGGAAGGTCACGTCTTGTAACTTGTCCTTGTTCGCCTGGAGTGCTCGTGCGCCCTCTTTACACGACGGACACCACGTGGCGAAGACCCAGAACATCACTTTCTGGCCCCGGTAGTCGGCCAGTTGTTTCTCCTCGCCGTCGACGGTGGTGAACGTGGCAGGGGCCGCGGTCGCCCCGGGACTCGTCCCCCCACGCTCCCGCGATACAGAACTGGCAGACGATCCGAGCAAGCTATCTGCAGCGACGCCGCCGAGTCCGGCGGTGGCGATGGCCCCACCGGCGAGGAGTTTCCGCCGGCTAAGTCTAGTATTCGTTACAGCATCGATGGGACCCTGGTGGGCCAGCCGGTTCCCGAACGTGAGCGGGCCGACCGCCTCCTCGAGCCGGTCACGGGTCTCCCGGGACAATGCCTCGGCGTGAACGGCCAGCTGGTGGGTGAACAATGCGTTCTGGGTGTCGAAGTCCGCACCACAGACGTGGCATGCCCCGTGTGCGTTCCACGTGTGGTCGTGGACGGCCGTCTCGCTCGCAAATCGCTGGTCGCAGACCGGACAGACGGTCCCGTCACCGACCTTGGATTCGGCCCGCTTGCGGTCTTCCGCCGTGAGGTCGTCCTCATGGGCCTCCAACCAATGGGTATACAGCACCGCTCGGTCCTCGAATGAGGCCCCGCAGTGGTGGCAGACGCCGTGAACGTCCCACGCGTGGTCACGGGTACTGGTTTCTCTCGGGAAGCTCTCTCCGCAGACCGGACAGTTGTTCCTTCCCGTCATCCGTGGTATCCCCGTCGGCGAACAATGACTCCGATGACGAGCAGTGGCAACGCTGTCGCGAACACAGTCGCGAGGATGCCACCCAACCCACCGGAAGTACCCCTCGCAGCCGTCGCGCCAGCAGCTGTCCCGCCAGCGACGGCGGCACCACCGGCGAGGGTCGCAAGGCCGATACAACAGAGGCTTATCGCACCGGCGACTCCGAGGAGGCCCCAGGCGGAGCCGTCACCCGAGGGTGCCATGGCTCACCCCCTCTATCCGATGGTAGCTGATCGCCAGCAGTCCCGCGAGCATTCCACCGAGACCGACGGCGAGGAGATACGTCAGCCCGGTCGAGAGGCCGACTGCAGCCGCGATGCCACCGAGTATCACTGCTCCGCCGAGTAACTCGATGGCGAGACAACAGACAACGGCGCCTCCGACCCCCGCGTACGGCAGCCACGACCATTTACTCGTCATGGTCATCTGAATCGGTAACGATCTCGCAACCGATGACGCTCTCGATGTTCTGGCGGATGCAGTCGTCGGCGAGCGAGAGCATTTCGACGGCCTCTGGGCGACTGACTTCGTAGTACTTCTTCCGGCCGTCCTTCTCGGCGTCGACGAGTTGGCAATTCTTGAGACACTGAAGGTGGTGTGAGACCAGATTCGTCTTTAGATCCGTTTGATCACAGATCTCAGTCACGTTCAACGGCTCGTCGCTCTCGATCAGCTTCTGGAAAATCCGTAATCGAGTTGGGTCGCTCAACGCTCCGAAGATATTTGCCCGTGCGTCGTTCACGTCTGCATTCGATTGGAGGAGCTGAACACTCATTACAATACTCACTGGACTATTGCCATATAGGCTTTTGGAGTTATACTGCATTAAGGGAGGGCCTCTTCTACGATCCTCCGCAATCCCTATATAACGTAATACTCTAACGAGCATTAGAATGGATGGAACAGGCGAATATGATCTCGTGATTCTCGGTGGCGGCGCAGCAGCGTTCGCCGCTATCACCGAAGCGAGTAGTCGTGGGCTTTCAACGGCGATGGTCAATACTGGACTGCCTATTGGCGGAACCTGTGTCAACGTCGGCTGTGTCCCCAGCAAGCATCTACTGGCCGTCGGCGAGAGCGCCTTCGCTTCTCGGGACAACCCGTTCGACGCCGTCCAGTACAGCAAAGACGAGCCGACCGTCGACTGGGGAGCCGCGCTGGACGGCACCGACAACCTTGTCGAGCAATTCCGGCAGACGAACTACGTTGACGTCGCCGAGCATTACGATACAGACATCTACGAGGGATACGGCAAGCTGGTCGATGATACAACCATCGAGGTAGTCGACGGTGCGGACGAGGGTGCGCGCATCACCGGGGAGAAAGCGCTCGTTGCCACCGGGAGCGCACCGTGGGCGCCACCCATCGACGGCCTCGACGATGTCGACTACTACACGAGCGAGACCATCCTCGACGAGCGTGATCTCCCCGAGAGCATCGTCATCATCGGTGGCGGATATATCGCGCTCGAATGGGGCCAGATCCTTCACCGCGTCGGCGTCGACGTGACCATCCTCCAGCGCTCCGAGCGCGTGCTCTCGGCCATGGAGGGGCAGCTCGGCCGTGAGATGCAGCGGGCATTCGAGGAAGAAGGGATCAACGTCGTGACCGATAATGACGTCCGGCAGGTTCACTCGCCAGTCGCAGACGGCGGCGCTGAGGCCGTCCAAGAGAGGATCGCTGTTGAAACCGAAGTCGACGGTGACGAACATACCTTTAGAGCGGAGGGCCTGTTCGTCGCGACCGGCGTCCAGCCCAACAGCGAAAACATCGGGCTGGAAGCGGTCGGGGTTGAGACCGACGCTGACGGAACAATCCGCGTCGACGAGTACTTCCAGACGACCAACCCGGATATCTATGCCGCGGGCGACGTCATCGGCGAACCCGAACTGGAGACCGTCGCCGCCAAAGAAGGCAACCACGGCGTCAAGAATGCCTTCGGCAGCGTGGAGCGAAGCTCCGCGGGCCATTCGAGCGGGCAGAGCCCGCGAGAAGACGACGAAGGCGTCACCATCGACTACGATGCAGTTCCGGCGGTCGTGTTCACGAGCCCTGAGGTCGCTTCAGTGGGGATCACCGAACTGGAGTACATGGACGAGCACGGGACGTGTTCGTGTCGCACCGTCCAGATGGAGGACATCCCGCGGGCGAAGGCCGTCGAGAACACTGACGGGCTCGTCCAAATCGTCAAACACCACGAAACCGACGAGATCGTCGGCGTCCACATGGTCGCTCCCCGCGCCGCAGACATGATCATGGAGGCGACGCTCGCCGTGAAATTCGGGCTCACCGTCGACGACATCATCGACACCATTCACCCGTTCCCGACGTTCAGCGAAGCGTTCAAACACGCTTGCCAGGCGTTCCGACGGGATACCTCGACGATGAGCTGCTGTGTGGAGTAACTGGGCTCTATCGAAACCCTCAGATATTGGTAGTTTTGGGCTAGCGTTTTGTCTATCCTGGAAGTCAGTGCAGAGGAGAAATCAGTAGTCCTACTCGGTTTTGCAGGGATTTGGAGCCTCCTATGAAGTCCCCCAGCTAGCTGGGAGCAAGCAACACCGCTCGCTAGCCCATCTCTTACCTTGCAATGGGAACTGAACCCCAGACCGACGACCGTATCGACCTGCCGCCCGACTTCGCGGATCACCTCGCGGCGGTGGGCAATTTCGAGACGCCTCCGGAAACGATGGACGACTACTGGGCCAGGTTCGCCGAGCAGCTTGCGGCGAGCGACCAGACCATCGAGCCGGAAGATCTGTACACGGAGAACCCGACCCGTCACGAAGTCCGCGTAAACGACCATATCCGGTACTCGCCGTGCATCTTAGATGCGCTCGGGGCCGCGGTGATGGAGGACCAGGACCCGGTGACCGTCCGCTCGGTTGACCCTGTGACCGGGACGCCGGTCACGTTCACCGTCGACGACGGGACCGTGGACGTCACCCCTGAAGAGGCCGTGATCACATTCGGGATCGCTGCGACCATCCCTGAACTCGAAGACAGCGATGAAACCATCTTCAGCTGGATGCTGCAAGCCGAGACGCCCAGTCTTACGAACACGTTCTGCCAATACATCAACGCGTTCGAATCCGCAGACACCTACGAGCAGTGGGCCGCAGAAACTGACGGAGAAACCGTCCCGTTTCAACCAGCGGCAGTCGGGACGCTAGTACGGCGGTACGTGGTCCTCGACTAGCCCAGAAGGGATTCGAGGAGATTGTGTTCCGCTCGCTGGAGGTGTTCGGACACCGTCGAATCGTCCACGCCGAGGTCGGCCGCAACCTCCGCCGTTGACGATTTGCGGGGCACGTCGTAATACCCGAGTTCGTACGCGACGTCAAGCACTTCGTGCTGTCGATCCGTCAGTACATCCATGGGCGTCTCCTGGATACGGTAGTCCTGCAGTTTTTCTAAGGTGATATTTTGTCCAGCAGCCTGCAAGTCAGCGAGCATAGCACTGAGTTCCTCCTGTGAGCCAGTCTGCTCGAACGAGAACCCCTGGCTGTGTACCTCGGCCCATTCAGTCCGCGTCATTACGTCAGCATCGACACCGACCCTGTCTAACTGTTCAGCCACGTTCATCTCGACGAGATAGACATGCTTCGATCCCTCGTCCGCTACGCATTCCCACCACTGGATCGTCTTGAGTTCGTCCAGCCGGTGTTCGTCCAGTTGCTCTTCGACGTGGATTCGGGACACGCCGCGCGGCCCCTCGCACGAGAGGATTTCAATGTCGAGTAACCCGGCATCCTGAAAGACCGCGAATCCGTACTCGGCCAGTGTTTCGTGGTCGACGCTGAGTACCGCCTGGCGCATGACGCTAATATTACTGGCACAGCAGAATGAACCCACCGCCCAGTAGACTGGGCATGACTACATACGATTCTACCACTGGTCACTCTAAAACAGTGTTCTATCTACACATCTGCAGACAGCAACTATCACTTGTTGACTGACGTTTCTATTTATGTATCCGGTTCAGGAGATTCCTTACGGACGACCCCCGCAAGCGATTCGAGTTTCGCCGACACCTGCTCGCTTTCTCCTGCGATGCGGGGAAGACAATCGTCGAGGGTCACAATTCCTACTACGTCTCCGTCTTTAGTAATCGGAATCCGTCGTGCAGCCGCGTTTTCCATCTCGCGAAGAACCTTCGGAAACTCCATCTCGTGATCGACAGTCACCGGATCAGCCGTCATGAGATTCTGGGCAGTCACGTCGGCCGCTGTCGACGGGTCTTCGAAGACATTGGCCGCTCCGTCACCGGTCATGAGTTCGACGACGAGATCACGGTCGGTAATAATGCCTTCTAGCTCACCGTTCTCTTCGACAAGAACGCTGCCGACGGACTGATCGAACATTGTCTGTGCAATTTCCTCGACGGTGGCGTCCGGTGCAACGCTGACAACGTCTTCTCTTCCTGTTTCAAGAATTCCCATACGACTCAATAGGAATTGAAATTCCAAAAGCGTTGGTGCTAGAACCCCCATTTAGGGCGTACTTGACATCAATTATCTATGCTTCACCTCGCTAGGAGGCAGATGCGTTATCACCCCTTATTCCGAAAATCTCTAAGTTCTACGTGAGTATTTTATACTAATAGGGCTTAGTCGACCGGCTTCCACTGGTGGCTCGAATTCCGGCACCACTTTTATTCTAATTGTCGTTGTACCATTAGAGGACGAATTATGCCAGCGACGACTGAACCCTGCCCCGACTGTGGGAACGCTGCCGGGCAAATAAAGACCGAAACAGTTCGTAACATGGTCGAACCGTTCGGGAATCAAGATATAGAGGACGACGTTCAGTACCGAATCTGCAAAACTCAGGACTGTCCAGTCGTCTACTTCGCCGACGAACTCGATCAGCAGTTCGAGATTGACGTGATTCGCGAACAACCGAATTTCAAGTTGGATGGTGACGCCGAGCCATACCCGCTGTGTTACTGCTTTGGATACAACAAGGAACACATCCAAGAGGACATCGCGGAGAACGGCGAAACGAACATCGACGACTGGATCACTGAACGCGTCCAGGCCGAGGAGTGTGCCTGTCGATGGAAGAGTCCACTTGGAGGTTGCTGTCTCGGGAACGTGCGAGCGGCGATCACTGAAGCACAGGAGGAACTAGTCTGATGCCGGACGAGTACGATCTTATCGTTCTCGGCGGCGGTATGGCCGGCCTCCCAGTCGCAATGAAATCTGCCTACTCAGGCATGGAGACCGCACTCGTTGAGGAGGACCTGCTCGGCGGGACGTGCCTCAACCGCGGCTGTATTCCGACCAAGACGATGATCCGGAGCGCCGAAGTGGCGAACCTCGCCCACCGTAGCGAGGAGTTCGGCATCGACATCGACGGTACCATCAAGGCCGACATGGACGCCATCGTCCAGCGGAAGGACGACGTCGTCGAGAGCATTCGCGAGGGAGCCTACAACAACGTCGAGGACAACGAGAATCTCACGCTCGTCGAAGACCACGGCGTCTTCGAGTCAGCCCACGAGCTCCGCGTCGGTGACCGGACACTCTCTGCCGACCGGATCGTCATCAACACGGGAGCCCGTCCAGCAAAACCGCCGATCGATGGCCTCGACGAGGTTGAGGTCCAAGATAGTACATCGCTGCTATTTCTCGACGAGGTGCCGGATTCGCTGGTGGTGATTGGCGGGGGGTACGTCGGCACCGAATACGCACAGATGTACAGCCGGTTTGGTGCGGACGTGACCGTCTTTCAGCGTGGTGATCGGGTGCTCCCGCGAGAGGAACCGGCGGTCAGTGACGTGATCGAGGATGTGTTCACGGACGAGGGCATCGACGTTCACACTAATACAGCTGTGACGGCTCTCACATCGGACGGAGACGACATCCTTGTCGAGGCCGACGGACCAGACGGAACCGTCGAGACGACCGCCTCGGACGTCCTGCTCGCCGCGGGACGCCGACCGAACACCGATGGAATCGGTCTCGACGAGGCAGGTGCTAAAACCGACGAGCACGGGTTCGTCGAGACTGACGACAGCTTCGGAACGACTGCTGACGGCGTCTATGCCATCGGCGATGTCAGTGGGCCACCGATGTTCACTCACTCCGCACGCGACGACGCAGACCTGCTGTATCGCCACCTCGCGAAAAACGAAGAGGTCAGCACCGAGGGCCGAACCGTCCCGTGGGCGGTGTTCACCGACCCACAGGTTGGCCACGTCGGACTGACAGAGGAGGAGGCCCGTGACGCCGGCTATGAGGTCGGAGTCGGTCGACAGACCCTCGCTGAGCAGGCCAAGCCGAAGGCGCTCGGCGAAACCGCTGGCTTCATCAAACTCGTCACGGACGCCGAGACGGACGAACTCCTCGGCGCGCACATCGTCGGCGAACAGGGCGCCGAGATCGTCCACGAACTCGTCCTCGCAATCGAACTCGGCGCGACGGCCGAACAGATTGCGAACACGATGCACATCCACCCGACACTCCCAGAGAGCATCAATTCCGCTGCCGGTGGCGTTCATAAACCCTCGTGACAATCTAGATCGACCTATCCGGGAGTACTTCGGTACGCAAGAAGGTTATGTGGCTGATCGGAGTAACATCGTTTTCACCCGACCGACCCCATCGAAATCGCGGAGCCGATACACAAGTTCTCGTATCCGCGCAGCATCGCCGTGACAGAAGACCGTCTCCAAACACCAGTCGCCTTGGTGGGTATGGCTCATTGTCTCGATCACGTCCTGGAACTGGTGCTGGGCAGAATGAAGGTCATGAATCACCTCGTGATGCTGATAATCAAAGGCCAAGACAGCGACCACGTCACCGGATACCTCTTCGAGCTGTGAATGGCCCTCAATATACTCCTGCATTGCTTCACGAATTGCCCGCGAGCGAGAGTCCAACCCCTCAGCCTGCCACGTCTCGTCGAACTCATCGAGAATGTCCTCAGACACGTTCAAACTCGTTCGCATACTCCCCAGTTGGTCCCCCGGCGTCTTGAGCCCTCGATTATTACGGAATTCCCGTTTCAGTCTTAACAATCGCTATACAGCGCGACGATATATGGACTGGTGAATGCTACAGGGCGAGGCGTTTCCACTGTTGGTCGGCGCGATTGCGCTTGGATTCGTGCACGGCATCGAACCCGGACACGGATGGCCGGTCGCTGCGAGCTATGCGCTCGATCAATCCAATAAGTGGCTCTACGGACTCGCCGCCAGCTCCCTCATCGGTATCGGACACCTTATCAGCAGTCTGGCAATGGTCGGCGTGTTCTTCTACGCGAAATCGTACTTCCAGCTGACTCAGGTGAACGAGCCGATCTCGATCCTCGGCGGCATCGCCATTGGCGGCCCGGTGAGCATCGTCGCGGGTATCTTACTCATCGGTCTCGGAATTCGAGAGTACACGCACGGCCACTCTCATAATCACGAGCATGACCACGATCACGAGCACGATGAGCATGCAGAGGGCCAGTCGGCCCAGCACGACCACGCCACGTCTCCGGTGCAGGAACACACTTCGGATGGATTCGTTGCACGGGTGAAAGCTCGGCTTGGAGGAATCGGAGGACATTCTCACGAGCACGGGGCGAAGCCAGCTGATGACGCCGACCGGGGACTGTTCGGAATTGCCTGGTTCGCGTTCGTACTCGGGTTCGCTCACGAGGAGGAGTTCGAAATTATCGGACTCTGCGCTGGCTCAACGTACTGTCTGCAATTGATGACTGCGTATGCGCTGACGGTCATCGTCGGGATCGTCGGGTTGACGATGCTGCTCATCGCTGGCTACCAGGAGTATGAGGAAACGGTCGAAAAGTACACACCGTACCTTCCGCTATTCTCAGCGACCGTCCTCGTCATCATGGGACTCGGATTCATCGTCGGCTTGTTCTAAGTCAGGACGTAGCGCCTCCAGCGTCTCACCCTCTGTTAGGTCGATGAGCGCGCGGTTCAGCAATTCCCGGATGACGAACTCCTCGTAGTGCTGTGTTGCACAGTACTCGCACGGCTTCATCTCCCGTGCAACCGCTTCGATGTCGTCGCCGTGTTCCTCATAGAGCATCTCTACGAGGTTCGTTAGCTCCGCTGTCGCCGTTTCTTGCGCCCCAGCGAGCGTCTCCTCAGCGTCCTCTGGAAGGTCGTAGGAGAAAATGCGGGTGTTCGATTTGTAGTATTTCTGCGTGCCACCGCCAGCTTCCTCCAGTCGCGCTATTTCGACCATCCCCGCGTCCTTCAGGACGTTTACGTGATGGCGCACCGTCGTCTCGGCCTTCTCCTCGCCGCGATGGTCTAGCTCGTCGTGAATCTCCTCGATGGTCATCTCCTTTTCAGCGAGCATATCGATGATCTTCGCTCGTACGTCGTTCTCCAGTGCTTTCGCCTTCTCCGGATCTGTCGTCACAACCTCGCGAATCGGCACGTCAGATTCGAGTAGAGCCATTTTCTTAGGAGTGTATAGACGCACGACGACAGTAAGAGTATCGCCACTCAGCCAGCAGTGATATAATGAATTGAAAACCGCTATAATATTTGTCGTAATGGTTTTTAGCGTCGCGCAGCAAGCTACTACCACGATGGGAACGACACAGAACCAATTCAACGTCGGGGGGATGTCCTGCTCGTTCTGCGCCGAGAGTATCAAGAAGGCATACAACCGGACCGACGGCGTCGAAGACGTCGACGTGAGCCTCGCCCACGAAGAGGTACTCGTCCGCTACGACAACGAGACGCTGAGCGAGGTCGAACTCAAGGATACGCTTCGCGACCTCGGGTACACGATCCGCGACCCGGACAAAGAAAAACGGTTCGAGGAACAGCAGGCAGAGCTCACCAACGGGAAACGTCGACTCCTGCTCGCCGGCGGTGCATCCATCGGTACTGCCGGATTGATGCTGTGGATGATCTTCGTGATGGGGCGGTTCGAATCGACATCGCTCGCGATGAATCTCGTTACCCTCGGCCTCGCACTCGGCACGATGTTCGGCCCTGGCCGCTACATCCTCGAGAAGGCGTACAACAGCCTTCGAAGGCGCATCTTCAACCAGCACGTCCTGCTGGAGGCCGGCGCGTTCGCGGGCCTCTTTGGGGGCTTTCTCGGTCTGTTCGTCTTCCCCGGGTTCCCGACTGTCCACTTCTTCGCCGTCTCCGTCTTCATCACCACCTATCACATCCTCTCAGAATACACCAGTCTCCTCGTCCGAACGCGGGCATCCCAGGCAGTACAGAGCCTCCTCGACCTTCGGCCGGACACCGCCCGTCGCGTCACCGACGACGGTGCTGTCGAAGAACTCGCTATCGACGACCTCGAAGTCGGTGCCCATGTGCGCGTTAAACCCGGCGAGACAATCCCCATCGACGGCGCGGTCGTCGACGGAGAGTCGACGGTCGACGAGTCGGTCGCGACTGGCGAGTCCATCCCCGAGGAGAAACAGTCGGGCGATGAGGTGATCGGTGGGAGCATCAACGAGACCGGGACGCTCCTGGTGGAAGTAACCGCCACCGGCGAGGATGCGTTCCTGAATCAGGTGGCCCGCGAAATCGAGCAAGCGCGCGCGATGAAGCCCGGCATTATCCAGCTCGCCGACCGCGTTCTCAAGTACTTCGTTCCCGGCGTGCTGACGATCGCCGTCCTCTCGTTCCTGTTCTGGATTCTCGTGCCGGCAGTGGTTCCCGGCACGATCCTCGGCACGGGCCCACAGGTACAGACCGGAGCCTTCGCCGCGCTCGCGGTGCTCGTCCTCGGGTATCCGTGTGCGCTCGGCATGGCGACACCGCTGGCCCTGATTCGCGGCGGCGGCAAGGCCGCGAACCGGGGCATCCTGATGCGTAGTAGCGACGCCTTCCAGATTTTCCCGGACGTCGACCACGTCGTCCTCGACAAGACGGGGACCATCACGGTTGGGACGCCCGCAGTCTCCGAGGTCGTGGCACTCGAGAGTGACGAAAGTGAGGTGGTCGCGACGGCGGCAGGCGCGGAGGCGTTCAGCGAACATCCCCTCGCCGACGCCATCCTCGAGTACGCCGACGAACGCGGCGTCGAGTACGCAGATCCCAAATCGTTCGAGTCGGTGACCGGCAAGGGTGTGACGGCGACAGTCGACGGGGATGATGTGCGGGTCGGCAAACCAGACTGGCTTACGACAGAGGGCATCGACCTCTCAGCGGCCACCGACGAGATTGAGCGCCTCCAGCATCGGGGCCTCACTGTATCGGGCATCGCTCGTAATGGTACTCTCGTCGGCCTCGTCGGAATCGGTGACGAGATCAAGGCCGACGCCGCAGCGACAATCGAGCGGATGACCGACGCAGGGATTACCCCGGTAATGATCACCGGAGACAACGAGCGCACCGCCGAGGCGGTCGCGGCTGAGGTAGGTATCGACCAGGTAATGGCCGACGTCCTGCCGAACGAGAAGCGTGACGAGATCGGCCGTCTCCAACACGAAGGGCATCGTGTAGCGATGGTCGGTGACGGGATCAACGATGCGCCTGCCCTCACGCAAGCCGATATTGGGATCGCCATCGGTGCAGGCACCGACATCGCCATCGAGAGCGCGGACATTGTCCTGATGGGCGACCGCCTCGGCGGCGTGATGGATGCCTACGAAATCGGGACGGAAAGCTACCGGAAGACGCGTCAGAACCTGCTAGCGGCGTTCACGTTCAACGGGGTCGGCGTCGCCGCCGCGACGACCGGACTGATCCATCCGGTGTTCGCGATGATCGCGATGGTACTGTCAGTAACGGCCGTCCTCGCCAACAGTTTCGGTGGCCAACTGCTCGCCGGCGAGGGCGTCAACACCGACTTCACCGTTGATGGGGAAAACACAGCAATCGGACAGGAGGATGAGGCAACCGTCTAGGCCGTGACGTCGTAGCCAGCGTCTCGAATCGCTGTATTGAGGTCGTCGTCTGCGGTGTTCTCGTCGACGACGATCTCCACAGAATCTCCCTTGTGGTCGGCCTCGACGCGAGTGACACCCTCGATCGTTTTGAGCGCGTTCTCGACGTTCTGCTCACAGCCGTTGCAGGACATCCCGGTGACCGCAATCGTTTTTCGCTCCATATCTAGGTGCTACACGCTCCGGCGGCAAGACCATTACGGTAACAATGATATCGGTATAATACAGTTAGAAAGGGGGCCGAGAAACGAGTTCTCGTCGTGGAAGGTAACTGAGTTACAAGAAGACCAGGAGTAAGCGCCCACGTTAACCAACACAATCATCGTCTCGTCTGCCGCCGTTGGTTAATAGCAGCCTTCAGAGCGGTTTTTCGCCCCCTGAGAGGGTGCGGGCGGCCAGATGTGGCCGCGCCAGGCCCTACTCATGTCACTTGATATCAGCACTAGCAGCAGCACTGCGCGAGAGATTGCCGCTGCCAGACAAGCCGACGTCGTGGCGTTCCTGCACCGAGTTCCGTTCGCGTTGGACGCCTTGAAGTTCGACTTTCTTCCTGGCTTTCGGGAAGACTGTGGCTATCAGCAGACCCAGTTTCAGCACTTGGACATCCCCGTCGGGATGCTCGATAATGATTTTCGAAATCCCGATCTTGACCGGTACGTCTCCCGATTTTTCGAACACGAGCCCCGAGTTGGTGTGATCGGGGATGCATACGAACCCGACGAGGTCGATGAGTACGTAGCCGCTGCTCGCGAGATCCAGGCGAGCTATCCCGATGCAGAACTCGTTATCGTTCCCAAGTGTCGAGAGGTGATTCACACGATTCCCGACGACCTCATCCTCGGCTATTCGCGCGGGTACGCCGACCGATTGGCCCACGAATTCTCCGAACCGACTGACTGGCGTGGCCAGCGCGTCCACATCCTCGGTGGAAGCCCACCCAAACAACTTGACGTCATCCGGCAACTGACTCGACCGACGCTCACGGACGAACCACCCGCCGACATCGTCGGCCTCGATTGGAACGGCCTGCATCGCGGGGCGCAGTTCGGGGAGTTCTGGACAGCTGATGGCTGGGACGACAGCGGTCGCGACGCTGACCATGTTACAGTTCGCAAGACTGTCCGGCACAGCCTCGGTCGTATTCGGGGGTTCTGGAAGGCACACGGCGTCTGGCCTGAGTCGACGCCGCAGGAGAACGGCATTCACATCGAGTACGAGGGACCGTCACCAAGCGATCTCGACAGTGCTACCTGTACTGAATGTGGCGCAAACGTCTGGATGACCCGGCGCAGCCCCTACATCGCTGAGTACGATACGGGCGAGATCTGTGGCTACTGCAGCTATGATTGCTACTTCGCGCATCGTCATCGGAACAATCTCGAGGAGTTCGCCGGCGAGCAGAGCGTGTACCTCCCGCCCGCGTGACGCCACGAGCAGTTTTTTCGCGCCCGGAGAGGGCGAAGGCTCGATGGAGAGCCTTCACACACAGGTGAACTTCGTGAGTCAACAACAGAGTGCCAACAACATCTCGATCGACGACATTCCAATCGATATTGCAAACACGCAATCAGGGAAGGTCGATTCCGCCGAAGTTCCTGAGGAGATCCGGTCGATCACTCGTAGGCTTGCAAGCG
This genomic interval from Halobacterium zhouii contains the following:
- a CDS encoding DUF3105 domain-containing protein; protein product: MLYTHWLEAHEDDLTAEDRKRAESKVGDGTVCPVCDQRFASETAVHDHTWNAHGACHVCGADFDTQNALFTHQLAVHAEALSRETRDRLEEAVGPLTFGNRLAHQGPIDAVTNTRLSRRKLLAGGAIATAGLGGVAADSLLGSSASSVSRERGGTSPGATAAPATFTTVDGEEKQLADYRGQKVMFWVFATWCPSCKEGARALQANKDKLQDVTFLGLKTDGNAGYDGPSVSEFAQQNAPELVDADNWVWGDLSAESTRVWNPQDRPDIFWLIDAEGTIQAKTAAPAARIDRIIQFAQAENPGGDRPGESIEIQPAEHIQQGANHPEYNSNPPTSGWHYSRPAEWGFYDQALPDERVVHNLEHGGIWITHKNVSDSTLSQLQQLATDYPKSVVITQRSENDAPLAVASWGQLMKLQSFDRERIVEFIEQNRNRSPEPIAGE
- a CDS encoding ArsR/SmtB family transcription factor, yielding MSVQLLQSNADVNDARANIFGALSDPTRLRIFQKLIESDEPLNVTEICDQTDLKTNLVSHHLQCLKNCQLVDAEKDGRKKYYEVSRPEAVEMLSLADDCIRQNIESVIGCEIVTDSDDHDE
- the merA gene encoding mercury(II) reductase, with the protein product MDGTGEYDLVILGGGAAAFAAITEASSRGLSTAMVNTGLPIGGTCVNVGCVPSKHLLAVGESAFASRDNPFDAVQYSKDEPTVDWGAALDGTDNLVEQFRQTNYVDVAEHYDTDIYEGYGKLVDDTTIEVVDGADEGARITGEKALVATGSAPWAPPIDGLDDVDYYTSETILDERDLPESIVIIGGGYIALEWGQILHRVGVDVTILQRSERVLSAMEGQLGREMQRAFEEEGINVVTDNDVRQVHSPVADGGAEAVQERIAVETEVDGDEHTFRAEGLFVATGVQPNSENIGLEAVGVETDADGTIRVDEYFQTTNPDIYAAGDVIGEPELETVAAKEGNHGVKNAFGSVERSSAGHSSGQSPREDDEGVTIDYDAVPAVVFTSPEVASVGITELEYMDEHGTCSCRTVQMEDIPRAKAVENTDGLVQIVKHHETDEIVGVHMVAPRAADMIMEATLAVKFGLTVDDIIDTIHPFPTFSEAFKHACQAFRRDTSTMSCCVE
- the merB gene encoding organomercurial lyase; this translates as MDDYWARFAEQLAASDQTIEPEDLYTENPTRHEVRVNDHIRYSPCILDALGAAVMEDQDPVTVRSVDPVTGTPVTFTVDDGTVDVTPEEAVITFGIAATIPELEDSDETIFSWMLQAETPSLTNTFCQYINAFESADTYEQWAAETDGETVPFQPAAVGTLVRRYVVLD
- a CDS encoding helix-turn-helix domain-containing protein — translated: MRQAVLSVDHETLAEYGFAVFQDAGLLDIEILSCEGPRGVSRIHVEEQLDEHRLDELKTIQWWECVADEGSKHVYLVEMNVAEQLDRVGVDADVMTRTEWAEVHSQGFSFEQTGSQEELSAMLADLQAAGQNITLEKLQDYRIQETPMDVLTDRQHEVLDVAYELGYYDVPRKSSTAEVAADLGVDDSTVSEHLQRAEHNLLESLLG
- a CDS encoding CBS domain-containing protein, producing the protein MGILETGREDVVSVAPDATVEEIAQTMFDQSVGSVLVEENGELEGIITDRDLVVELMTGDGAANVFEDPSTAADVTAQNLMTADPVTVDHEMEFPKVLREMENAAARRIPITKDGDVVGIVTLDDCLPRIAGESEQVSAKLESLAGVVRKESPEPDT
- a CDS encoding putative iron-sulfur cluster-binding metallochaperone, whose translation is MPATTEPCPDCGNAAGQIKTETVRNMVEPFGNQDIEDDVQYRICKTQDCPVVYFADELDQQFEIDVIREQPNFKLDGDAEPYPLCYCFGYNKEHIQEDIAENGETNIDDWITERVQAEECACRWKSPLGGCCLGNVRAAITEAQEELV
- the lpdA gene encoding dihydrolipoyl dehydrogenase, with product MPDEYDLIVLGGGMAGLPVAMKSAYSGMETALVEEDLLGGTCLNRGCIPTKTMIRSAEVANLAHRSEEFGIDIDGTIKADMDAIVQRKDDVVESIREGAYNNVEDNENLTLVEDHGVFESAHELRVGDRTLSADRIVINTGARPAKPPIDGLDEVEVQDSTSLLFLDEVPDSLVVIGGGYVGTEYAQMYSRFGADVTVFQRGDRVLPREEPAVSDVIEDVFTDEGIDVHTNTAVTALTSDGDDILVEADGPDGTVETTASDVLLAAGRRPNTDGIGLDEAGAKTDEHGFVETDDSFGTTADGVYAIGDVSGPPMFTHSARDDADLLYRHLAKNEEVSTEGRTVPWAVFTDPQVGHVGLTEEEARDAGYEVGVGRQTLAEQAKPKALGETAGFIKLVTDAETDELLGAHIVGEQGAEIVHELVLAIELGATAEQIANTMHIHPTLPESINSAAGGVHKPS